The window ATTTATCCAAAAAGTTGATCATTTTATCCATTCtacttttatatacaacaaaccgAAAAAAAATCAAGCACTTATGACTTATCAATGAGACTCAGACAAAATCAAAACGACAGACAGACAGCCCAAACCCCTCCCGCCGCCCCGCAtcgttattaaatattcaaatattgacACCAGttcgaaaaatattataaaaaaatagagtacTCAAAACAACAGTCGGAAAAGTATATGCCTAATTATCTTTACAACAACCAGTACTTTTCTATGACTGACTCCGTTCCCATCACAATATTCAATTATATGTAATTGTACAATTATATCTATAGTTACCTCTTAGCAGAACACCTAAAGTAATCACCATCTTATCTGTACACAATGTATATAGAATTATTTGCTTACTTAACATTCGCCTGACACAACCAGTGGGCCCAGGagcttataaatataagaaaactaaataattattaaaaaactgagGTATTATTATGACACGATATGCATATTAAGCAAAAGACTCGTAACATTAATAGTAAAACTTGGTACactacaaatgaaaattaaactatataaaaaagtaGTTGCTCTTCtcaataagtacaaataaatagtaatttgcgcatttaaaaatttaataaccaatACCAAGGCCATAcagattagtaattttaaataacatggacaagaaaaaaatataaaatgccttctagtgtttatataacaaaacaaaatcatatttactaaacaGAAATAGGTATACATTTCTTAATATCAGTATATCACATATCAATATTCAATTCAACGACAAGGAGACATCTAAACCTTTTACGATATAAGGATATAACTAAATTCTCAAACTATCATTAACCAGTGATCCAAACTAAGTACTTCCATTAACTAACAtgcaaagttaaaataaaaaaagtaaactctttctaattatagtttaacaaaaaaaatgtcatgcttctttataataaaataggtaaaattaatgtatattacgTGAAATTTAAGCCACCgttaaatttaaaaccacaatatgaaggttttaaaacttttccaaaatGGTATACATTAGATTTcctctaataaataaaacaattattcaatttaattcataCAGTCATAAACATGTACTAATTGTCTTAATTATTCACATTGAATATGCCATCACCAAagcacgcacacgcgcgcgcgcgcacacacacacacacacacgcactcaCACAGACACATTTCTTGACAAAATTAACcattcattcagtccatcctgcattataaaagtattaaaaataagtagcctattaatatattataaaatgtaatgcatGAGACATGTTACAGTATTGTAATAATGGAGACAACTGGTGatacaataattattcattttactgACTACCTATTGATTAGGTTGTGTTTTATCGATTTAAGTTTACAAGATTATTAgctatatgaaaaaaataaatattttattatcaatgtgaagataaaataaaataatcctatGTGGTATCTATATTTAATCTCGTGTCTAATCAGTAATTTTGGGTGTGACCTACAgagtaaaattgttatatatttagctgataataacaacaattaaaaacatgtatgGGATCAGCATTAGCAGCACATCTGGAATTAAAACAAGCTCACTACAATTTTGTTTTCACGCTTCACTTAGGACGCATAAATGACACCCAGGTCGTCAGGACTATTCCACTCTCTTGGTACGGCCATCTGCAGTTACTTTTACAAGGATTCTACCTTCTTTAACCCAGGCGTAGGCAAGCTGTTTTTCCTTGACCATTTTCTTAGCCTGACTTAATAGTGACTTAACGTGGGCAGTCAGATGCTCGTTGACAAATACTGGAGCCGGCTGGAAGCTGGAGCTGAGATGCACGGTGCTCAAGTTCCTTTTGTTTCTAGCTGCTGCCAACCAGTCCGCTCTGATCGATCTGCTCACGAAACGGATGACGATGCTCGGTGGACGATCTTTCCTGGTGCTGGGAAGGCGATGAGCGATTGATACATCCTCTCGACGCCAAGGCGTATCGATAGCGTTGGCCAGGGAGTTGAGAACGGAGTAAATATTCTCTCGGTCGGTCAGGGGGACACCAACAATTTCGAGGTTATTCAACCTGCTGTACTGCTGCATGTCAAGAACCTGATCTTTAACGCAGTTCAGTTCTCCTGAGAGAGTTCCAACTTTGTTTTTCAGGACCTCACATTCTTCACGCAAGGCTACATTTTCAGCCTTTATTATAGCCAACGAATTTTCGAAACATTGGCCCAAAATCGGAGATTTTCTGTTGAATGGCATTGAACGTGCCATTAACCTTGTCATCCATGACACTGAGCTTTGTCTCGAGCTTCTCTGTTAAATTATCTCTCAGTTCATTAATCGCCCTCAGAACACAGTTATCTCCTGAGCTGTCCTCCAAATCGCTGTTCAACGAACGACGCCCCTGTACATCTCCCGCACCGATACGATGTCCTGCGAGAAATTTTTTTCACTGAAGTCATTCCACAACACTTTGCGTGAAATACATCACCACAGCGATCACATTTGACAGAGTCCACGGCACCGTCCACATTAACGGCCGCAGCACAAACCGAACATGTGTCCCGACattgtgttttaaaacacaaaatataaaaaaaactaatataaaattataaaactggtcgaaataacacaatattaagTAATGAATATTAGTAATGAATTAACACAATATGTAGAAAGGTTGTAACGATCGGAACGGACAGGAACAGGCCCGACCGGACTATCTGATAACGAGGTCTGATCGCATCATCAACGTCTAGATAAGGACTGACaaacttgataggttgttttcggcggtttgttgaactgctgaagttgtagactggtagtcctcatggtgtttccggggtgcgcaaaaggcccttgagtcttaagtgcatggcagtaggccgccccacggaaaaaaaatatatatatatctaaaacaatgaaaaactGTATGCATACAGTTACAATATATTTAGTAGAACATGCAGTTTCTTTCTTAGTGCACTACTTAAAACAAACATAGACCaagtttgtgttattattttaaattgttctttagTAGATCTATTTTATCCTTTACTTAAGGCTAAAACTTTGGTCTCACGTTTTGCGGAACACCGCCCACTCCCAAGTTGTATAAAACCACTCATTCTGTAGCTGTATCcgttaattttgtaatatatttgaaatttgagggaactaattaaaaaaggaaatagaaAGTTGAAGATATGTCACAAGATTGGTGAGTAATGTACTAATTTCAAGATAATGAGGTCTATCCATGTACGCCTGCCTACTTTTTGTTACAGAGAAACCTCAAATCTGTAGCTATCAAAGTGTATATGCATACAATAGACGTCGGATCATTTTTCGAATCGCTTTATAAGATTGTTTCATAACTTTAAAGTTGTTATTCAGTAACTTTCGATAAACAACAGCGTTCAATTTAGCCTTTTGTTGTGttgctttttcttttaaatgttttaagtgaatTTAGTCATACATCCTAATGTGTTTGTTACAACTGAAACGTGACTGAGATATGTTTCCTTTCTTCAAGAGCCAGACCCTACATCATTAGGTTATGCAAACATGCCAGTAATCAGCACAAATCTTAGTGAACACTCGATAGTCAAAGTTAAGAACATAAAGGATTTACGACATCAATGCTGTTATCcctttttaataagaaattataaaaaaataattgccaTAAATATCACACCTTTtgcacttaataaataataataataaataataaaaatgcctttattgcaagcgtttctcagtataacaactgctttacagaacaactcttgtcatatcttacactatttacaatactgggaaataaaaataaaaactaaaacctatagactaaagaaaacacccaaacaagacaaataaattactgtacaatcatttttcttagtttacttttaaaaacagtaacagaagtctgtttaaggttctggggaggtcattgtacaactttgggccaaggtaagaaaagctcctcctcccaaactcatgcttgactctgggaaagtgaagcaggtcaccatggcggacactgcgttgagagacctcctcccgaaattggagcttctcgatcaggtaccgcggctcacccagcgcaagcaccttgtggatcatgccacatgtcaggatcctgcatacatttttccatgggggacaaactgacagcatctcggaagggtgacacatgatcaaagcgcctcaaattgaaaatgaatcgaacggcagagttttgcagtctttgaatccgatctgtgtctcccctagagatactgttgccgtatgcaggatagcagtaataaaatacagacagaacaagagaactcataagccggagcttagcggattctggcagcagacttctaaatctgtacagacccctcagcctaccaagggcacgctgatagcatgagtgacataatcagaaaaggtgagcttactgtcaagcacaactccgagagtcttgactgactcagagacagacaggctctccccactgagccttactctcactcctctctgaccaagggcctgcaccagattgtgtggggcaagatgaaggacaatgcacttacctatattgagtttaaggccattgttaaccgaccaagtgttgatgttcactaggtcggaatttattttcctcaatagcctcatcaatggagccagggtcgtatgacaagcgcaactgacaatcatctgcgtacaggtgagctgcacagctttgaacacaacttgggaagtcagacgtatataagttgaacaatataggtccaagacaacttccttgaggaacacctcgccttttgacaagtgaagttgatgtctcacttcccatctttgtaacctgacttctgtctcctagGTATAATTTTACCCACTCAATTGAATTTTTgccaaaaccataaaaatgcatcttagcgtacaaaagttcatggttaagggaatcaaatgcttgtgagtagtccagtatcactagtgaactacacatccctttatctttcgcatcaattaagtcactgaacagacttaccagggcagcagtgcatgtgctatgattttttctaaatccagattgagtgtttttggcaatatgtttacttcgttcatatacatgtg of the Homalodisca vitripennis isolate AUS2020 chromosome X, UT_GWSS_2.1, whole genome shotgun sequence genome contains:
- the LOC124369508 gene encoding uncharacterized protein LOC124369508 translates to MPFNRKSPILGQCFENSLAIIKAENVALREECEVLKNKVGTLSGELNCVKDQVLDMQQYSRLNNLEIVGVPLTDRENIYSVLNSLANAIDTPWRREDVSIAHRLPSTRKDRPPSIVIRFVSRSIRADWLAAARNKRNLSTVHLSSSFQPAPVFVNEHLTAHVKSLLSQAKKMVKEKQLAYAWVKEGRILVKVTADGRTKRVE